Proteins encoded within one genomic window of Vanrija pseudolonga chromosome 3, complete sequence:
- the psiK gene encoding 4-hydroxytryptamine kinase, with protein MFDWDTYITETIGIPANEFGITKLTGGIINSTVRLRLDKPLSEGIAAHDASSTQPASSAFPTNAATNATSYVLKFAPAHMPNEPSVPLSTARQAVEARALRHLSTDPQLAGALRAADVAVPSLVWHDEERKVLWISDLGELTTLSDYLRAQVVDEVVSALWDGKEGPSPAAIGAKLGTALASIHAASINPPPETVAQLTYRETDVANQLKGYLEVLFTKYELDTPADAEKLALRMGLDFSPEPRDGLKVWGMGDLWPGSVLLTTPPSDGMALVDWEFPYVAHPGAEVGMILAHVAGHAYEAVYPASGRTPSAGVAATLRARSLEFGTALADAYAARAPELLSHSFTRAALCGYGREVALQADFNAEFYSDTGKRATVVEGRSALVAAGEGEEDVDLGRWASVAGEEEGVGGGALLLPLLAKVRQA; from the coding sequence ATGTTTGACTGGGACACGTATATTACCGAAACAATCGGCATCCCCGCCAACGAGTTCGGCATCACAAAGCTAACAGGTGGTATCATCAACTCGACAGTCCGACTGCGGCTCGACAAACCTCTATCGGAGGGTATCGCTGCCCATGATGCGAGTTCAACCCAGCCGGCCTCGTCAGCCTTCCCCACCAATGCCGCAACGAACGCCACCTCCTACGTCCTCAAATTCGCGCCGGCCCACATGCCCAACGAGCCCTCAGTCCCGCTCAGCACGGCCCGccaggcggtcgaggcccGCGCCCTCCGCCACCTGTCCACGGACCCGCAGCTCGCGGGcgccctgcgcgcggccgacgtcgcggtgCCAAGCCTCGTGTGGCACGACGAAGAGCGCAAAGTGCTGTGGATTAGCGACCTGGGCGAGTTGACCACCTTGTCGGATTACCTCCGGGcacaggtcgtcgacgaggtcgtcagCGCGCTGTGGGATGGCAAGGAGGGCCCGTCTCCTGCGGCTATcggcgccaagctcggcacAGCGCTCGCCAGCATCCACGCCGCGTCGATCAACCCCCCGCCAGAGACCGTCGCACAGCTGACGTACCGCGAGACGGACGTCGCCAACCAGCTTAAAGGGTACCTCGAAGTGCTGTTCACAAAGTATGAGCTCGACAcgcctgccgacgccgagaagctgGCCCTCCGCATGGGCTTGGACTTTAGTCCTGAGCCGCGCGACGGGCTGAAGGTATGGGGCATGGGCGACCTGTGGCCTGGCAGTGTGCTGCTTACGACTCCACCATCAGACGGGatggcgctcgtcgactggGAGTTTCCGTACGTCGCGCACCCCGGCGCTGAGGTGGGGATGATCCTCGCCCATGTCGCCGGGCACGCATACGAGGCGGTGTACCCTGCTTCCgggcggacgccgagcgcaggcGTAGCAGCGACCCTACGCGCGCGGTCACTCGAGTTTGGTACGGCACTCGCCGACGCGTATGCTGCCCGCGCACCGGAGCTGCTCTCGCACAGCttcacccgcgccgcgctgtgCGGGTACGGCCGCGAGGTTGCGCTCCAGGCCGACTTTAACGCCGAGTTTTATAGCGACACGGGGAAGCGTGCCACCGTGGTAGAGGGGCGGAGCGCGCTTGTAGCAGCtggagagggggaggaggacgtcgacctcggccggtGGGCCAGTGTGGCtggggaggaagagggggTCGGGGGTGGCGCGCTGCTGTTGCCTCTGCTGGCTAAGGTGAGGCAGGCGTAG
- the ISA1 gene encoding Iron-sulfur assembly protein 1, producing MSLLALRQPLASTSRLAARRFASSSAPTLAQPARTIVRTDSPAAHPHLAPLSDGGKPGATVAGSSLSAAPSSDAAAAKPKPRRREIKSKKAALSITPEAVGRLRALSSSPTEPKLLRIGVKTRGCAGMAYHLEYVNPPGGKFDEVVEQDGVKVLIDSKALFSIIGSRMDWRDNRLSAGFVFDNPNIVDTCGCGESFNIKF from the exons ATgtccctcctcgccctgcgccagcccctcgcctcgacgtcgcgcctcgccgcgcgccgcttcgcgtcgtcgtcggcacccaccctcgcccaGCCGGCACGAACAATCGTCCGCACCGACTCGCCCGCGGCACACCCCCACCTCGCGCCCCTGTCtgacggcggcaagcccgGCGCAACGGTCGCTGGCTCTTCGCTGTCggctgcgccgtcgtcggacgccgccgccgccaagcccaagcctAGGCGACGTGAGATCAAGTCGAAGAAGGCGGCATTGTCAATC ACCCCCGAAGCCGTTGGCCGCCTCCGCGctctctcctcctcccccaccgaGCCCAAGCTCCTCCGTATCGGCGTCAAGACGCGTGGCTGCGCCGGCATGGCCTACCACCTCGAATACGTCAACCCCCCAGGCGGCAAGtttgacgaggtggtcgagcagGACGGCGTCAAGGTCCTAATCGACTCCAAGGCCCTCTTCTCCATCATTGGGTCGCGCATGGACTGGCGGGATAACCGCTTGAGTGCGGGATTTGTCTTTGACAA CCCGAACATTGTCGACACGTGTGGCTGCGGCGAGAGTTTCAACATCAAGTTTTAg
- the hook gene encoding Protein Hook 3 yields the protein MSLSQRREQDALLALFNSFRPSRRVVSFEQLADGKVLMEVMHQIDGAHFKGHGPKVHHRSSGSGAQSDNWVLRMNLLKRLYRLLLSYPINSPTAPTLAVTSLPEPPFNTIARSPKCPEGSAGLLQICRVCVAVGSMGPANERVIAKIQALDESSMVEIMKTIEGVMATLPKGPEDETSDDRSEIAPISSALREERDRLIQENEDLRAKFEDMTDQVNRLTTNLHESQDEHTRETRKRSLEDTMRNAASPLELENLRADLARAEDGLAETEAALEKQTALVAELTSTVEELRSATVEVAKLRDQIDEYRHVEDRLHKSENVIEKFKKKLEDSAGLRRELRALEAENAELIDKNSTLEGEIRKLGASKALVDNYKAQVDILEKKANEQSSEYAQLAVQLEDAHTALATMEHERDRLIDEIQVHQERIKELEHGPRRVASMMIDAGNTSLDVELDVEDDESAGLSKTELRLKIRALEREIAEIKVPLDNTDKITALETLLADSNKARERYQNDYLEATRQTLLAQAKLDHIMTGRAGNDQQTALALRQQLDEVLEDRNNLVKDKQAADVAHEELVRQLTAAKADLGLVDKDKRNIIASARDEANTDSAKFSEQVVALKDELSTLKERDRLHLEEIRRLMMDKIELQSAGNERTQEALEREQRLNDLRASLEAGGVSPMVQHEVLELRQRNDTLTTEVAKLTDRLKQARAFIKNQDALFRAEHEKRISSDFNEVQKSYESQIATLKNELSIVKHNALSIESLYRLEQQLMLSAWHDLGTRVVRDHVGAAGLRRPVMPRPVMSSWLARQRKHQDDALFTR from the exons ATGTCTCTGtcgcagcgtcgcgagcaggATGCCCTCCTCGCACTCTTCAACAGTTTCAGGCCGTCACGGCGGGTCGTGTCATTTGAACAGCTCGCAGATGGAAAAGTCCTCATGGAA GTAATGCACCAGAT CGACGGCGCACACTTCAAAGGCCATGGTCCAAAAGTCCACCACCGCagctctggctctggcgcCCAGTCGGACAACTGGGTCCTACGAATGAATTTACT CAAACGCCTGTACCGCCTTCTTCTGTCGTACCCCATCAATTCGCCCACCGCGCCTACCCTCGCCGTCACGTCACTTCCCGAGCCGCCGTTCAACACCATCGCCCGCAGTCCCAAGTGCCCCGAAGGTTCGGCCGGTCTCTTGCAAATATGCCGCGTCTGTGTCGCCGTCGGGTCCATGGGTCCAGCCAACGAGCGTGTCATTGCCAAGATCCAGGCGCTTGACGAGAGCTCGATGGTGGAGATCATGAAGACGATTGAAGGA GTCATGGCAACATTACCCAAAGGCCCCGAGGACGAAACCAGCGACGACAGGTCGGAGATTGC GCCCATTTCCTCTGctctgcgcgaggagcgtgaCCGCCTGATCCAGGAGAACGAGGACCTCCGTGCCAAGTTTGAGGACATGACCGACCAAGTCAATCGGTTGACGACTAACCTG CACGAGTCTCAGGATGAGCACACACGGGAGACAAGGAAGCGGTCACTGGAGGACACGATGCGCAACGCCGCCAGTCCACTCGAGCTGGAGAACCTACGCGCCGACTT GGCAAGAGCAGAGGACGGACTCGCCGAGACagaggcggcgctcgagaagCAAACCGCCCTTGTCGCGGAGCTCACCAGCACT GTCGAGGAACTGCGTAGCGCCACGGTCGAAGTTGCCAAACTGCGCGATCAGATCGACGAGTATCGTCATGTCGAGGACAGGTTGCACAAGAGCGAGAACGTCATCGAGAAGTtcaagaagaagctcgaggacTCTGCTGGCCTCAGACGCGAACTAAGAGCGCTGGAGGCGGAGAATGCCGAGCTCATCGACAAGAACTcgacgctcgagggcgagatccGCAAGCTTGGTGCATCAAAGGCCCTGGTCGACAACTACAAGGCCCAGGTCGACATTctggagaagaaggccaacgAGCAGTCGTCAGAG TatgcccagctcgccgtccagctcgaggacgcgcatACTGCTCTTGCCACCatggagcacgagcgcgatcgCCTCATCGACGAGATCCAGGTCCACCAGGAACGAATCAAAGAGCTGGAGCAtggccctcgccgcgttGCATCCATGATGATCGATGCGGGCAACACGTCATTGGACGTGGAGCTTGATGTCGAAGACGATGAGTCGGCCGGCCTGAGCAAGACTGA GCTGCGCCTGAAAATCCGGGCTCTCGAGCGTGAGATCGCTGAGATCAAGGTCCCTCTGGACAACACGGACAAGATTACGGCTCTCGAGACCCTGCTCGCTGATTCCAACAAGGCCCGTGAGAGGTACCAGAACGACTACCTTGAGGCTACCCGCCAGACCCTGCTGGcccaggccaagctcgaccacATCATGACCGGCCGTGCTGGCAATGACCAGCAGACAGCGCTCGCCCTCcggcagcagctcgacgaggtgctcgaggaccgCAACAACCTGGTCAAGGACAAGCAGGCGGCGGATGTCGCTCACGAGGAGCTTGTCCGGcagctcaccgccgccaaggctgaTC TTGGTCTGGTGGACAAGGACAAGCGCAACATCATTGCTTCGGCTCGTGACGAGGCCAACACGGATAGCGCCAAGTTCAGCGAGCAGGTCGtggcgctcaaggacgagctgTCGACACTGAAAGAGCGCGACCGTCTCCACCTCGAGGAGATCAGACG CCTCATGATGGACAAGATCGAGCTTCAGTCTGCAGGCAACGAGCGGACCCAGGAGGccctggagcgcgagcagcgtctcAACGACCTCcgcgcgtcgctcgaggcgggTGGTGTCTCGCCCATGGTGCAGCACGAAgtcctcgagctccgccAGAGGAACGACACCCTCACCACCGAGGTTGCCAAGCTCACCGACCGGCTCAAGCAGGCCCGCGCGTTCATCAAGAACCAGGACGCGCTGttccgcgccgagcacgagaaGCGCATCTCGTCCGACTTTAACGAGGTGCAGAAGAGCTACGAGTCGCAGATTGCGACACTGAAGAATGAGCTGTCGATTGTCAAG CACAATGCCCTCTCGATCGAGTCGCTCTACCGCCTCGAGCAACAGCTCATGCTCTCGGCGTGGCACGACCTTGGCACGCGTGTCGTGCGTGACCACGTAGGAGCTGCCGGACTTCGTCGACCGGTTATGCCTCGTCCAGTGATGTCGTCAtggctcgcgcgccagcgcaaGCACCAGGACGACGCCTTGTTTACCAGGTGA
- the hook gene encoding Protein hook, with protein MSLSQRREQDALLALFNSFRPSRRVVSFEQLADGKVLMEVMHQIDGAHFKGHGPKVHHRSSGSGAQSDNWVLRMNLLKRLYRLLLSYPINSPTAPTLAVTSLPEPPFNTIARSPKCPEGSAGLLQICRVCVAVGSMGPANERVIAKIQALDESSMVEIMKTIEGVMATLPKGPEDETSDDRSEIAPISSALREERDRLIQENEDLRAKFEDMTDQVNRLTTNLVRAGMGRGSDGQHESQDEHTRETRKRSLEDTMRNAASPLELENLRADLARAEDGLAETEAALEKQTALVAELTSTVEELRSATVEVAKLRDQIDEYRHVEDRLHKSENVIEKFKKKLEDSAGLRRELRALEAENAELIDKNSTLEGEIRKLGASKALVDNYKAQVDILEKKANEQSSEYAQLAVQLEDAHTALATMEHERDRLIDEIQVHQERIKELEHGPRRVASMMIDAGNTSLDVELDVEDDESAGLSKTELRLKIRALEREIAEIKVPLDNTDKITALETLLADSNKARERYQNDYLEATRQTLLAQAKLDHIMTGRAGNDQQTALALRQQLDEVLEDRNNLVKDKQAADVAHEELVRQLTAAKADLGLVDKDKRNIIASARDEANTDSAKFSEQVVALKDELSTLKERDRLHLEEIRRLMMDKIELQSAGNERTQEALEREQRLNDLRASLEAGGVSPMVQHEVLELRQRNDTLTTEVAKLTDRLKQARAFIKNQDALFRAEHEKRISSDFNEVQKSYESQIATLKNELSIVKHNALSIESLYRLEQQLMLSAWHDLGTRVVRDHVGAAGLRRPVMPRPVMSSWLARQRKHQDDALFTR; from the exons ATGTCTCTGtcgcagcgtcgcgagcaggATGCCCTCCTCGCACTCTTCAACAGTTTCAGGCCGTCACGGCGGGTCGTGTCATTTGAACAGCTCGCAGATGGAAAAGTCCTCATGGAA GTAATGCACCAGAT CGACGGCGCACACTTCAAAGGCCATGGTCCAAAAGTCCACCACCGCagctctggctctggcgcCCAGTCGGACAACTGGGTCCTACGAATGAATTTACT CAAACGCCTGTACCGCCTTCTTCTGTCGTACCCCATCAATTCGCCCACCGCGCCTACCCTCGCCGTCACGTCACTTCCCGAGCCGCCGTTCAACACCATCGCCCGCAGTCCCAAGTGCCCCGAAGGTTCGGCCGGTCTCTTGCAAATATGCCGCGTCTGTGTCGCCGTCGGGTCCATGGGTCCAGCCAACGAGCGTGTCATTGCCAAGATCCAGGCGCTTGACGAGAGCTCGATGGTGGAGATCATGAAGACGATTGAAGGA GTCATGGCAACATTACCCAAAGGCCCCGAGGACGAAACCAGCGACGACAGGTCGGAGATTGC GCCCATTTCCTCTGctctgcgcgaggagcgtgaCCGCCTGATCCAGGAGAACGAGGACCTCCGTGCCAAGTTTGAGGACATGACCGACCAAGTCAATCGGTTGACGACTAACCTGGTGCGTGCGGGGATGGGTCGTGGTTCTGACGGTCAGCACGAGTCTCAGGATGAGCACACACGGGAGACAAGGAAGCGGTCACTGGAGGACACGATGCGCAACGCCGCCAGTCCACTCGAGCTGGAGAACCTACGCGCCGACTT GGCAAGAGCAGAGGACGGACTCGCCGAGACagaggcggcgctcgagaagCAAACCGCCCTTGTCGCGGAGCTCACCAGCACT GTCGAGGAACTGCGTAGCGCCACGGTCGAAGTTGCCAAACTGCGCGATCAGATCGACGAGTATCGTCATGTCGAGGACAGGTTGCACAAGAGCGAGAACGTCATCGAGAAGTtcaagaagaagctcgaggacTCTGCTGGCCTCAGACGCGAACTAAGAGCGCTGGAGGCGGAGAATGCCGAGCTCATCGACAAGAACTcgacgctcgagggcgagatccGCAAGCTTGGTGCATCAAAGGCCCTGGTCGACAACTACAAGGCCCAGGTCGACATTctggagaagaaggccaacgAGCAGTCGTCAGAG TatgcccagctcgccgtccagctcgaggacgcgcatACTGCTCTTGCCACCatggagcacgagcgcgatcgCCTCATCGACGAGATCCAGGTCCACCAGGAACGAATCAAAGAGCTGGAGCAtggccctcgccgcgttGCATCCATGATGATCGATGCGGGCAACACGTCATTGGACGTGGAGCTTGATGTCGAAGACGATGAGTCGGCCGGCCTGAGCAAGACTGA GCTGCGCCTGAAAATCCGGGCTCTCGAGCGTGAGATCGCTGAGATCAAGGTCCCTCTGGACAACACGGACAAGATTACGGCTCTCGAGACCCTGCTCGCTGATTCCAACAAGGCCCGTGAGAGGTACCAGAACGACTACCTTGAGGCTACCCGCCAGACCCTGCTGGcccaggccaagctcgaccacATCATGACCGGCCGTGCTGGCAATGACCAGCAGACAGCGCTCGCCCTCcggcagcagctcgacgaggtgctcgaggaccgCAACAACCTGGTCAAGGACAAGCAGGCGGCGGATGTCGCTCACGAGGAGCTTGTCCGGcagctcaccgccgccaaggctgaTC TTGGTCTGGTGGACAAGGACAAGCGCAACATCATTGCTTCGGCTCGTGACGAGGCCAACACGGATAGCGCCAAGTTCAGCGAGCAGGTCGtggcgctcaaggacgagctgTCGACACTGAAAGAGCGCGACCGTCTCCACCTCGAGGAGATCAGACG CCTCATGATGGACAAGATCGAGCTTCAGTCTGCAGGCAACGAGCGGACCCAGGAGGccctggagcgcgagcagcgtctcAACGACCTCcgcgcgtcgctcgaggcgggTGGTGTCTCGCCCATGGTGCAGCACGAAgtcctcgagctccgccAGAGGAACGACACCCTCACCACCGAGGTTGCCAAGCTCACCGACCGGCTCAAGCAGGCCCGCGCGTTCATCAAGAACCAGGACGCGCTGttccgcgccgagcacgagaaGCGCATCTCGTCCGACTTTAACGAGGTGCAGAAGAGCTACGAGTCGCAGATTGCGACACTGAAGAATGAGCTGTCGATTGTCAAG CACAATGCCCTCTCGATCGAGTCGCTCTACCGCCTCGAGCAACAGCTCATGCTCTCGGCGTGGCACGACCTTGGCACGCGTGTCGTGCGTGACCACGTAGGAGCTGCCGGACTTCGTCGACCGGTTATGCCTCGTCCAGTGATGTCGTCAtggctcgcgcgccagcgcaaGCACCAGGACGACGCCTTGTTTACCAGGTGA
- the SPCC23B6.01c gene encoding Oxysterol-bindingc has product MGLLSHGMDALSLGSKSRRSSAAAQAGPEETDGRDADTSTLDKDEGNLLLALVAQLRPGMDLSKIALPTFVLEPRSLLERITDFFSHPDLIASAGSETDPKARFMHVLTFYLSGWHIKPRGVKKPYNPVLNEFFRCMYYYPDGTTAYYVAEQVSHHPPISAFFYVAPKMGVLVTGELKPKSKFLGNSAATIMEGEDRIRLLQRPEDGEYSITMPNTYARGILFGKMVLELGDMSVIRNDKTDYRCDVEFKTKGWISGGYNQIGGKVKGPGKSDQGELSGNWSGAIEFADKNGKRILFDADGAKTAPKSVLPEEEQDENESRRLWSKLTEAIKLQDMTAAQEAKSEVEEHQRGLRQLREEAGEAAPPSRFFKPVGDKFMPKLDIDNLPKDVNALEDVIRKFIFPKKAPGPSTNGSGTPSSSNFPSGPRGPGNGPPTKKSPPSTPSSYGTAASFSSGSSSGGKSPRKA; this is encoded by the exons atggGTCTCCTCTCGCACGGCATGGACGCGCTCTCGCTCGGCTCCAAGAGCCgacgctcgagcgccgccgcccaggccgGCCCCGAAGAGACGGacgggcgcgacgccgacacgtcaaccctcgacaaggacgagggcaacctcctgctcgcgctcgtcgcccagT TGCGCCCAGGCATGGACTTGAGCAAGATTGCGCTTCCGACGTtcgtcctcgagccgcgctcgctgctcgagcgcatcACCGACTTCTTCTCGCACCCGGACCTCATTGCTTC CGCTGGGAGTGAGACCGACCCCAAGGCGCGTTTCATGCATGTCCTCACATTCTACCTCTCCGGCTGGCACATCAAACCACGAGG CGTCAAGAAGCCTTACAACCCCGTCCTCAACGAGTTCTTCCGCTGCATGTACTACTACCCCGATGGCACCACCGCATActacgtcgccgagcaggtctCGCACCACCCA CCcatctcggccttcttctaCGTCGCCCCCAAGATGGGCGTTTTGGTCACTGGCGAGCTCAAGCCAAAG TCGAAGTTCCTTGGCaactcggcggcgacgatcatggagggcgaggaccgTATCAGGCTTCTCCAGCGCcccgaggacggcgagtaCTCGATTACT ATGCCCAACACGTACGCCCGTGGTATTCTGTTCGGCAAGAtggtcctcgagctcggtgacaTGTCGGTTATTCGCAATGACAAGACCGACTACCGTTGCGATGTCGAGTTCAAGACCAAG GGCTGGATCTCCGGTGGCTACAACCAGATtggcggcaaggtcaagggcCCAGGCAAGAGCGACCAGGGCGAGCTGTCTGGAAACTGGAGCGGCGCTATCGAGTTCGCCGACAAGAATGGCAAGAGGATACTGTtcgatgccgacggcgcgaaGACGGCCCCCAAGTCGGTTCTGCcagaggaggagcaggacgAGAACGAGTCCAGGCGACTCTGGTCCAAGCTCACCGAGGCTATCAAGCTGCAAGATATGACTGCCGCCCAGGAGGCCAagtccgaggtcgaggagcaccAGCGTGGCCTTCGCCAGCTtcgcgaggaggcgggggaggcggctCCCCCGTCGCGATTCTTCAAGCCTGTGGGAGACAAGTTCATGCCCAAGTTGGATATTGACAA CCTGCCAAAGGATGtcaacgcgctcgaggacgttATCCGCAAGTTCATCTTCCCCAAGAAGGCGCCAGGGCCGTCTACCAACGGATCGGGGACGCCATCGTCGTCAAACTTCCCCTCTGGACCGCGCGGTCCTGGCAATGGCCCTCCCACGAAGAAGAGCCCACCGTCTACGCCCTCGTCGTACGGCACTGCTGCGTCGTTCTCgtcgggcagctcgtcgggcggCAAGTCGCCCCGCAAGGCATGa
- the LCL3 gene encoding putative endonuclease LCL3, whose protein sequence is MTSSTVETAATTTDDRVQRIRWRTPSASASAASYPARSPLESIKAYLPAGGVPTSLPPWAHDPATVAALSASLAVLGTLGGVRVYRRFFKRIRNADSLSTAVLDKKPFIKGVVTRVGDGDNFRLYHTPGPFWRYPLKLRRVPSSPKELKDNTLSIRIAGVDAPENAHFGNPAQPYAKEALDWLTKAVLGKRMKCQLLRKDQYNRIVAVPYIVRPILPNKPLPLMMLKEGTAVVYTSGGAEYGPWGLEGLQKAEDDAKRNRRGLWAAKKVELPKDYKKRVKEGGDLEEVSLGRKPGFWERLGRWLGGKT, encoded by the exons ATGACGAGTAGCACGgtggagacggcggcgacaacgacagaCGACCGCGTGCAGCGGATACGGTGGCGCACACCCTCAGCatcagcatcagcagcatcGTACcctgcgcgctcgccgctcgagaGCATCAAGGCGTAcctgcccgccggcggcgtcccGACCTCCCTCCCGCCGTGGGCGCACGACCCAGCGACGGTTGCGGCGCTGTCCGCGTCCCTCGCGGTGCTGGGCAcgctgggcggcgtgcgcgtctACCGCCGCTTCTTCAAGCGTATCCGCAACGCCGACTCTCTGAGCACCGCCGTGCTGGACAAGAAGCCGTTCATCAAGGGGGTCGTgacgcgcgtcggcgacgggg ACAACTTCCGGCTGTACCACACCCCTGGGCCGTTCTGGCGATACCCGCTCAAGCTGCGGCGTGTGCCGTCTTCGCCGAAGG AGCTCAAAGACAACACCCTGTCCATCCGcatcgccggcgtcgacgcgccagaAAACGCCCACTTCGGGAACCCGGCCCAGCCGTACGCGAAGGAAGCGCTCGACTGGCTCACCAAGGCGGTGCTGGGGAAGCGCATGAAGTGCCAGTTGTTGCGCAAGGACCAGTACAACCGCATT GTAGCCGTCCCCTACATCGTCCGCCCGATCCTCCCGAACAAGCCCCTGCCGCTCATGATGCTGAAAGAGGGCACGGCGGTGGTCTACACTTCCGGCGGGGCAGAGTACGGCCCATGGGGGCTCGAGGGGCTGCAGAAGGCGGAAGACGACGCGAA GCGGAACCGTCGCGGACTGTGGGCGGCAAAGAAGGTCGAGCTGCCGAAAGACTACAAGAAGCGCGTaaaggaaggcggcgacctcgaggaggtgaGCCTGGGCCGCAAGCCTGGCTTCTGGGAACGTCTGGgccgctggctcggcggcaagacgtag
- the mrp17 gene encoding 37S ribosomal protein MRP17, mitochondrial encodes MPLYELFCIASHNPVSPANVRQLIQGIATTVHSSGGVVRNLQALGAGLTLPVRMRRHQQYHDRGDHFTITFDASPLVVNRLNDSLRRDPLVVRWMLTRKGDKISTLFPSAVSTILTEQK; translated from the exons ATGCCGCTGTACGAGCTCTTCTGCATCGCAAGCCACAACCCGGTGTCGCCG GCCAACGTCCGCCAGCTGATCCAAGGCATCGCGACAACAGTCCACTCAtccggcggcgtcgtgcgcaaCCTCCAGGCGCTGGGCGCGGGGCTCACCCTGCCTGTTCGGATGAGGCGGCACCAGCAGTACCATGATCGGGGGGA CCACTTCACGATAACCTTTgacgcgtcgccgctcgtcgtcaaccGCCTCAACGACTCGCTCCGCCGCGAcccgctcgtcgtgcgcTGGATGCTCACGCGCAAGGGCGACAAGAT CTCGACCCTCTTCCCCTCTGCCGTCTCCACCATCCTCACTGAGCAGAAGTAG
- the SEC20 gene encoding Protein transport protein SEC20, which produces MPPIPPQALDPTAALAALSRTLSDVRGYQLPRLRSAKSAALARDLASEARADLASVQRGLEDAREAVEGLSAARRDGALLAYNELEREYDETTAEFRAALVESKRAVAAFARRHELLEPDEAPRAQPTASVGGDDALQTKTNEVTDALRRTTQLLQAELERSVLSTQMLDESTRTIKSTHGLYDNYAALLTTSTQLVRALERADWWDRALIFGALAFFLLCVGYVLKSRVLNRVGGAAAWWVGGSFRLIRAGLGGGSAKRVKDVAEVATGAAAKGAAAAVAAGAAASAAAAGGGVSSLPHDDDREKVHDDAVGAADADTDASTARDPVAAIIDSVGSGAPRDEL; this is translated from the exons ATGCCCCCAATCCCACCACAAGCGCTCGACCCGACCGCTGCGCTCGCAGCGCTATCGCGCACGCTGTCCGACGTGCGGGGGTACCAGCTCCCCCGGCTACGCTCCGCCAAatccgccgcgctcgcgcgcgacctcgcgtccgaggcgcgcgccgacttGGCTTCAGTGCAGCgcgggctcgaggacgcgcgcgaggccgtcgaggggctctcggctgcgcggcgggaCGGCGCGTTGTTGGCGTacaacgagctcgagcgcgagtaTGACGA gaCGACGGCAGAGTTCCGCGCCGCACTGGTAGAGAGCAAGCGCGCCGTGGCTGCTTTTGCTAGGCGgcacgagctgctcgagccggacgaggcgccgcgcgcccagccgACAGCTAGCGTTGG cggcgacgacgcgctccagaCCAAGACGAACGAGGTGACGGACGCGCTCAGGCGCACAACGCAGCTGctccaggccgagctggagcgcagTGTCCTCAGCACGCAGATGCTCG ACGAGTCGACAAGAACGATCAAGTCGACGCACGGCCTGTACGACAACTACGCTGCGCTGctcacgacgtcgacgcagctcgtgcgcgcgctcgagcgcgcaGACTGGTGGGACCGCGCGCTCATCTTTGGCGCGCTGGCATTCTTCCTCCTGTGTGTGGGGTACGTCCTCAAGAGCCGTGTCCTCAAccgggtcggcggcgcggcggcgtggtgggtCGGCGGCAGCTTTAGGCTTATCCGcgccgggctgggcggcgggagcgccaagcgcgtcaaggacgtcgccgaggtggcgacgggcgcggcggccaagggcgcTGCAGCGGCCgtggctgctggcgcggcggcgtctgcagcagctgctggtggtggtgtttcGTCCCTgccacacgacgacgacagagaAAAGGTCCACGACGATGCCGTCGgagccgccgacgccgacaccgacgccagCACGGCACGCGACCCAGTCGCGGCCATTATCGACAGCGTTGGATCGGGCGCGCCACGAGACGAGCTCTGA